A segment of the Nitrospina gracilis 3/211 genome:
AACCGAAGAAGTCCTTGCGCGTCTTGAGCGCCATGACGATCTCTTCCATCGCCGCGTTGCCGGCGCGCTCACCGATGCCGTTGATGGTGCACTCCACCTGGCGCGCCCCGGCTTTCACCGCAGCCAGCGAGTTGGCCACGGCCATGCCGAGGTCGTTGTGGCAGTGCACGCTGATGACGGCGTCGTCGATGTTCGGCACGTTCTCCTTGAGCGAGTGAATGAGCGCGCCGAATTGTTCCGGCACCGAATAGCCCACCGTGTCCGGGATGTTCACCGTCTTCGCACCGGCGGCGATCACCGCCTCCACCACCTCGGCGAGGAAGTCCGGTTCCGTGCGCGACGCGTCTTCCGGAGAAAACTCGATGTCGTCGCAGTACTTGCGCCCGAACTCGATGGCATCGGTGGCCATCTTGATGATCTGCCCCTTGTCCATGTTCAGCTTGTGGTCGCGGTGCAGTTTCGACGTGGACAGGAAAATGTGGATGCGCGGCGACTCCGCTTTTTCCAGCGCGCGGGCGCAGGCTTCCACGTCCTTGTTGAGCGCACGGGCGAGCCCCGCCACCGACGAACCGCGGATTTCGCTCGCGATCTGTTTGACCGACTCGAAGTCCCCGGGAGAAGCAACCGGAAACCCCGCTTCGATCACATCGACTTTCAGTAGAGACAGCTGCCGGGCGATTTCCAGTTTTTCCTTATTGTTCATACTGGCGCCGGGACATTGTTCCCCGTCTCTTAATGTCGTGTCGAATATGATGATACGTTCCGGTTGCATGATCTTTCTCTTTTGTTAAAGGATTGTTAAATCAATCACGTTCCATTGTAACGCAATTCCGGCTGGAAGCGAGAGGGAGCGGGCGTTTTTTGCCCGGGTTTGTGCTGGAAGAGGGGCGGGTTAGAAATTGAGGCCGAAGCGGAAGCCGACGGAGAGCGTGTCCGTCGCCCCCGCCCGGGCCACGGGATTGAAGACGTACTGCACGTCCGGTTGCAGGAACATCCCCGGCCGAACGCGGATTCTGTAGGTGGCCTCGATCAGCACCTCGGGGTCGTCGATGGTGATGCCTGCCGCCCGTTGCTGTTGCTTGAATTTGTCACCGAAAAACAGGTAGGAGACGGCGATGCCCGCCTTGTCCTTGTCACGGCCGGGAATGAGTCCGGTGTATTCCAGCCCGGCGTCGAAATAGGTGGAGAGCGCATTGACGTCCTGGTCTGAAAACCCCAGGCGTGCGAACCCCCGCAGCCCCTGTCTGGAGCGCGGATATTCCTGATAAAAGGTGCCCTCGGCGAACAGGTAAATACCCTGCGTGCCGGTGTGGGTGGCGGGATTACCGGAGGAGTCCTGCTCCACCAGGTCCGGGAACCGTTTGGTGTACCACCAGCTTCCGATCCCGGCCTTGTTGAGGCCCCAGCGGGGCCGGTCCGACTCGTATCCCACCTCGTTCATGAACAGTACCCCCTCGTCATCCGCGTCCAGGATCACCCGCGTCCCGCGGGGATTCTGCGGGTCTCCCGGTACTCCGTCCAGCACAGCGCCCTTGTAATACCAGTTGGGAGTGGGTTCGATCCTAAGACGCATGCCCAGAGTGGTGAGGGGATAAGTCGGCACCCCGGCGATGCCGGATTCGGTCAAATCCACGCCGGTGCCGAAGGCCCCGTTCAGGAACAACTGCGCGGATTCGCGGTAGTCGAACTCGTTGGCGATGTCATAGATGCCGACCAGAATGGCCATGCGCCGGTCGAAAAAATGCTGGTCGTACCAGGCCTGCATGAGAAGCAGGTTGGGGCGGCCTTCGATATTGCTCAGGTCATGAACGGAACCGATGAACGGCTGGAACCGGTTGCCGTGCAGGAGGGTTGCGTAAAAGAAAAAATGGCCGTCGGGCCCGTCAAACATTTGTTGTAAATTGGCGTGCAGCTCGAAATCCGCGTAACCGAAATAACGGGTCTGGCTTCCCTGGTGACGCGGGTCCATGTGAAACAGTTCGCCCATGTACCCACCGCGGAAATAGATCCCCCGGTCCAGAAGCTCGGTGCGCAGCCCGCCCCAGTTTCCGGTGATGGTTTCCCGGCGGAGGGTGATGTTGCCGTGGCGGTCGAGTCCGTCGAGATCCTGTGCGGCAAGAGGGGTTGGAAGTAGGGTTTCAAAAAGGAGGAACGTCAGAAAAATCAGCATTCCACCCTGGCCCAAACGATTGCGGTTCACCACAAAAGAAGCCACGCGCACAGGTATTTCCCGATTTGAAGATCAAATAGAGTCAGAGAAGCATTGACCACCGCCAGATTCCCGATTTCATTTTCCCCTTTCGGCAACCTGGCAAAAGCCTACAGAGATATTTTACTCCGAATTGGTAAATAGGAATCGGCTTTTTGAGAAAAATACGGTGAGAATTCCGATGATGCTGGGCCGGATTCGGTGTGCCGTTTCTGCCCGGGTGGACGAGTGTGGGATACGACGGCAAAGGCAGGAACTGGATGGTTCCGGTCGTTCAATCCATGAAACTGATCACGTGGAAACCGGCTTTTTCGATTTTGCTCACCACATTTTTTGTTTCACACAGGTCGAGCCGGAAGAAGTAGACCTGCTGGGTCGGGTCCTTGAGATACGGGGCCATGCCGACGCTGATGATATTCAACCCCTCCTTGTTGATGATGCTGGACACCTTTTCAAAATTTTCAGGGTTTTTGTCCATCACTACGTCGATGCGCGAACTGGAGTGAAGAATGCCCATGAGATCGACGAATATACCAAGCATGTCCATGATGGTGATGATACCAATCAACTTGTTTCGCTTGATGACGGGAAGAGCGCCGATCTTGTTTTTGTAGATCATGAGGGCGGCGTCTTCGATGTGGGTTTCCGGCACCACCACGAGGGGGTGGCGGGTCATGTAGTCGTTGACCTTCATTTTGCCCGGATTGTTGATCTCCAGCTTGCCCGAATTGCCCTTGCGGGCATTTCTCCCCTGGCCGATGAAGGCGCCGCGGATGTCGCTTTCCGTGATGATGCCGAGAAGCTCTCCCTTGTCCACGACCGGCAGATGGCGGATGGCATGGGTCACCATCAGGTCCTGCGCTTTTTTCAGGGAATCGGATTTTTTTACCGTGTGGAGTTTCTTGGACATCACCTCGCCGACAATCATAAGCCCCCTCCAAATATTCGGTTCATGTGCGGAAGGTACCCGTCCGAATTTCATCCGGCCCTGTCAGAAGAACATGGATTGAATTGCGGGCCGGGGGTATAATCTGCCGGAAAGCCGGTTACCGGACGGGACTTCCCTCCCTCTTTTTTACCAGAAGCGGTTCACAAAATACACGTCAAATACAGGGTTTCCGGCGGGCCTTTGAATGCAGATGAAGACCCCCGAAGAATCCGGGGAAGGGTCATTTTTCAGTTGATTTTAGGAATTCAGTTGTACTTAAATGAAGGGTTCCACAAATAAGAACGGGCTGGCACCCCCCACAGTTGTTCTTACACGAGTGTTATCTTTTTACACTGCTATATGGTTATAATGTAATCTAAATTGGGCGTTAAGTTGAAAGCTATTGATTTAACAGCCACTATCTCAAATGGCACAGGCTTTGCTCCATTTAAGCTGAGTTGCTAAACAGCCAGCCTTGCAAGCTCAGATATAAAACCCAATCAACGTTATTTATGAATATTCAACGATTACCTGAACGGCAGGGTTTGTACGACCCGCGATTTGAAAAAGAAAACTGTGGGGTGGGGTTCATTGCGAACCTGAAAGGGGAGAAGTCCCATGAGCTCATCCAGCAGTCGCTGGAACTCCTGAACCGTTTGGAGCACCGGGGTGCGGTGGGTGCCGATCCGCTCACCGGCGATGGTGCGGGAATCCTGATCCAGATCCCTCATGCTTTTTATAAGGAAGAGTGTGCAAAGGTTGGCATCAACCTGCCCTCCGAAGGGAAATATGGTACGGGACTGGTTTTCCTTCCGCGGGACGACCGGGCGGAAAGCCTGATGCAGATTTTCGACCAGGCCACAAAGGAAGAAGGGCTTGAGATGCTGGGCTGGCGCAAGGTGCCTGTGGACAACACGCAGATCGGCACCGTGGCGGCGGAAGTGGAGCCGGACATCCGCCAGATTTTCATCGGGGCGGGCAGTATCGAAGACCGGGACGCTTTTGAACGCAAACTTTATATTGTGCGCAAGCAGGCCGGACGCGCCATCCGGGCCTCCGGTCTTGCCGAATTGTACGAGTCTTATTACATTTGCAGTCTCTCCAGCAAAACCATCGTTTATAAAGGACAATTGATGGCCCCGCAGGTGGGACGTTACTACCTCGATGTCAGCGATCCGCGTATGACGTCTGCGCTGTCCCTCGTTCATTCGCGCTACAGCACCAACACGTTTCCTTCCTGGGGACGCGCCCAGCCGATGCGCATGGTCGCGCACAACGGTGAGATCAACACCGTGCAGGGCAACAAGAACTGGATGTCCGCGCGCGAAGCCATGTTCGCGAGCGACCTGTTCGACGACTCGGAAAAACTGATCCCGGTCATTCCGCCGGGCGGCAGCGACACCGCCGACTTCGACCAGGCGCTGGAACTCCTGGTTATGACCGGACGTTCGCTTCCCCACGCGGTGATGATGATGATTCCCGAGCCGTGGAGCGGCCACGAAACGATGGACGATGAGAAGCGCGCTTTCTTCGAATACCACGCGTCGATGATGGAGCCGTGGGACGNNNNNNNNNNNNNNNNNNNNNNNNNNNNNNNNNNNNNNNNNNNNNNNNNNNNNNNNNNNNNNNNNNNNNNNNNNNNNNNNNNNNNNNNNNNNNNNNNNNNAGTGGTCGGCGCGGTGCTGGACCGCAACGGCCTGCGCCCGTCGCGCTACGTGGTCACCACCGACGATCGCGTCATCATGGCCTCGGAAGTGGGAGCGCTGCCGCTGGACGAATCGACCATCAAGTCAAAAGGGCGCCTCCAGCCGGGCCGCATGTTTTTTGTCGATCTCAAGGCCGGCAGGATTTGCTCCGATGAGGAGATCAAACGCCCGCTGGCCCAGGCGCATCCTTATCAAAAGTGGGTGCAGGAGAACCAGGTCAACATCGAAAACCTGCCCGTGCCCAACGGCTATGTGGAGCCGGAGATCGAGGACCCGCTGGTCCAGCAGATCGCATTCGGTTACACCGCCGAAGACATGAAAGTCGTACTGGCTCCAATGGTCGCTACCGGTCTTGAAGCCGTAGGTTCCATGGGCAATGACACACCGCTTGCCGTGCGTTCGGAACGGCCGCAACTCCTGTTCAATTACTTCAAGCAACTGTTCGCACAGGTCACCAATCCGGCAATCGACTCCATCCGCGAGGAACTGGTGATGTCGATGGAAGTCACGCTCGGCCGCGAGTACAACCTGTTGAAACCCGGTCCGGAAAACTGCCGCAAACTGCGCCTGAAACATCCGATCCTGAAGCCGGAAGAATTTCACAAGATTCAGAACCTCGACCAGCAGGATTTGAAAACCGCCACGCTGTCCCTGTTGTTCCCGGTATCCGAAGGTGAAGACGGGCTGGAAAAGGCGGTGGAGAACCTGTGCGCGAAAGCTTCCGAAGCCATGGAGAACGGCGCGACGATACTGATCCTGTCCGACCGGGGTGTTGATGAAGACCACGCCGCCATTCCGAGCCTGCTGGCGACGGGTGCGGTGCATCATCACCTTCTCCGCGAAAAAACACGCACCCGGGTGGGCCTTGTGGTGGAAACCGCCGAGGCCCGGGAGATGCACCACTTTGCCCTTCTCATCGGTTTCGGTGCAGGCGGCATCTACCCTTACCTCGCATACGAAACCGCAAAACAGGTGGTCCGGGAACAGGTATACGTAAAAGATGTGGAACCGGACAAGGCGATCGACAATTTCATCTTGTCGTGCAAAAAGGGACTGTACAAGATCACCGCGAAAATGGGCATCTCCACCATCCAGAGTTATCGAGGCGCACAGATTTTCGAAGCGGTGGGTCTGCACGAGGACATTGTTCACCGTTATTTCACCGGCACGCCGTCGCGCGTTGCCGGCATCAAGCTGAAGGATATTGCGCGCGAGGTACTGGCGCGCCACCGCAACGCGTACGAGCGGTCGAAGGTCATCCGTCCCGCCCTGGACCCGGGTGGCTATTACCACTGGCGGCGAGGCGAAGAGAAGCACATGATCAGCCCCGCAATGGTGGCGTTGATTCAGGAAGCGACGCGCTCCAACAACTACGAGAAATTCAAGAAATTTTCCAAAGTGAGCGACGAGCAGAACACGCGCAATTGCACCATTCGCGGCATGTTCAAGTTCAAACCGACGCAATCGATCCCAATCGACGAGGTGGAGCCGGTGGAGGCAATCACCCGCCGATTCTGTACGGGAGCGATGTCGATCGGCTCGATTTCCCGAGAGGCGCACGAGACCCTGGCCATCGCCATGAACCGCCTTGGCGGAAAGAGCAACACGGGTGAAGGTGGCGAGGACCTGGTGCGCTACACGCCCGATGCGAACGGCGATTCCCGGCGCAGCAAGATCAAGCAGGTGGCCTCGGGACGTTTCGGCGTGAACAGCAATTACCTGGCGAATGCCGATGAGTTGCAGATCAAGATTGCGCAGGGCGCCAAGCCGGGTGAGGGAGGTCAGTTGCCCGGCCACAAAGTCAGCGAGTACATTGCCAAGATCCGGCATTCGACGCCGGGGGTGGAGCTCATCTCACCGCCACCGCATCATGACATTTACTCTATCGAAGACCTGCAGCAGTTGATCTTTGACCTGCACAACTCCAACCCCAACGCCGGCGTCAGTGTGAAGCTGGTGGCGGAGGCGGGTGTGGGCACGGTTGCCGCGGGTGTTTCCAAAGCCCGCGCCGAAGGGGTGCTGATTGCGGGACACGATGGCGGCACCGGGGCTTCTCCCCAGACGTCCATCAAACACGCCGGCCTGCCGTGGGAACTGGGCCTGGCGGAAACCCAGCAGGTGCTGGTGCTCAACGACCTGCGCGGACGCATCCGGGTGCAGGTCGATGGTCA
Coding sequences within it:
- a CDS encoding carbohydrate porin codes for the protein MLIFLTFLLFETLLPTPLAAQDLDGLDRHGNITLRRETITGNWGGLRTELLDRGIYFRGGYMGELFHMDPRHQGSQTRYFGYADFELHANLQQMFDGPDGHFFFYATLLHGNRFQPFIGSVHDLSNIEGRPNLLLMQAWYDQHFFDRRMAILVGIYDIANEFDYRESAQLFLNGAFGTGVDLTESGIAGVPTYPLTTLGMRLRIEPTPNWYYKGAVLDGVPGDPQNPRGTRVILDADDEGVLFMNEVGYESDRPRWGLNKAGIGSWWYTKRFPDLVEQDSSGNPATHTGTQGIYLFAEGTFYQEYPRSRQGLRGFARLGFSDQDVNALSTYFDAGLEYTGLIPGRDKDKAGIAVSYLFFGDKFKQQQRAAGITIDDPEVLIEATYRIRVRPGMFLQPDVQYVFNPVARAGATDTLSVGFRFGLNF
- a CDS encoding CBS and ACT domain-containing protein, encoding MIVGEVMSKKLHTVKKSDSLKKAQDLMVTHAIRHLPVVDKGELLGIITESDIRGAFIGQGRNARKGNSGKLEINNPGKMKVNDYMTRHPLVVVPETHIEDAALMIYKNKIGALPVIKRNKLIGIITIMDMLGIFVDLMGILHSSSRIDVVMDKNPENFEKVSSIINKEGLNIISVGMAPYLKDPTQQVYFFRLDLCETKNVVSKIEKAGFHVISFMD
- the gltB gene encoding glutamate synthase large subunit, with protein sequence VVGAVLDRNGLRPSRYVVTTDDRVIMASEVGALPLDESTIKSKGRLQPGRMFFVDLKAGRICSDEEIKRPLAQAHPYQKWVQENQVNIENLPVPNGYVEPEIEDPLVQQIAFGYTAEDMKVVLAPMVATGLEAVGSMGNDTPLAVRSERPQLLFNYFKQLFAQVTNPAIDSIREELVMSMEVTLGREYNLLKPGPENCRKLRLKHPILKPEEFHKIQNLDQQDLKTATLSLLFPVSEGEDGLEKAVENLCAKASEAMENGATILILSDRGVDEDHAAIPSLLATGAVHHHLLREKTRTRVGLVVETAEAREMHHFALLIGFGAGGIYPYLAYETAKQVVREQVYVKDVEPDKAIDNFILSCKKGLYKITAKMGISTIQSYRGAQIFEAVGLHEDIVHRYFTGTPSRVAGIKLKDIAREVLARHRNAYERSKVIRPALDPGGYYHWRRGEEKHMISPAMVALIQEATRSNNYEKFKKFSKVSDEQNTRNCTIRGMFKFKPTQSIPIDEVEPVEAITRRFCTGAMSIGSISREAHETLAIAMNRLGGKSNTGEGGEDLVRYTPDANGDSRRSKIKQVASGRFGVNSNYLANADELQIKIAQGAKPGEGGQLPGHKVSEYIAKIRHSTPGVELISPPPHHDIYSIEDLQQLIFDLHNSNPNAGVSVKLVAEAGVGTVAAGVSKARAEGVLIAGHDGGTGASPQTSIKHAGLPWELGLAETQQVLVLNDLRGRIRVQVDGQLKTGRDVIIGALLGADEFGFSTVPLVTLGCIMMRKCHLNTCSVGVATQDPELRKKFSGDADYVVNFFRFVAEEVRELMAQLGFRKLDDLIGRTDLLEVDTSIDHWKSRELDFSRILYRAEGGEGVATRNVTTQDLSSDIGDNCLDRKLIAECAEAIEHKKPIRLKHTIGNVDRATGAMLSYEISKRYSEAGLPDGTIHIDFKGSAGQSFGAFLANGVTFNLKGDTNDYVGKGLSGGRIIVAPAEESPIVAEKNILIGNVVLYGAISGKAYFRGIAGERFAVRNSGADAVVEGVGDHGCEYMTGGNVVVLGKAGRNFAAGMSGGIAYVLDEDGSFPIHCNQGLVDLVAFEEEEDLELVQTLVREHLDYTGSAVARRVLENWEKMIPKFIKVYPRDYRRVVEERKRKQALLEEVA